Part of the Gavia stellata isolate bGavSte3 chromosome 25, bGavSte3.hap2, whole genome shotgun sequence genome is shown below.
TGGCAGAGCCTTTCCTCAGAGCCCAGAGCAGGAACCGGTACTTACACAACTGCTGGCTGTGAGCACTTGCTGCTGGTGTAGAAATAATCCTTCACATGTCTCTGGGGCAGCTTTCGTGAGGTGTAGCTGAAGCAGCACACAGTTGTGTCAGGCCCAACTGGAAGAGATCGGGAAAGCCAGCATGAGTCTATCACTCACTGAACTGCACATTCCCCAGCCGACAGCGTGGGCAACCAACCCCTTAATCAGCTGTGAAgtcctcttctcctcctgtttccCCATaaattcagcaagaaattgCTGTGAACACTAAAAGCTTAATTAAAGTCATTGCTAGGATTGCTTGGTAAATGTTTTGCACTCACTTCCAATGATAAAAGTCTCTTCAGTCACTCTGGGACCACTCCTAAAGCTCAGCAGCAAAATTAGGGGAGATGAAGCCTGAAAACTTTGATGCTTGTCAGTAAAATTCATCCCTAAGATAAAAGGATGCTAGAAAGGAAGACCAGTCccaagaaagcaggagaagcTATTCACACAGGTTTTCAACCTTTGCAGCTAActttttccagttctgcttCAAAATGACTGCCAGGCAGAGCAAAAGTCCACCCCAAGAGAGCAGAGAGTGATGCTGTACTCACCTGGAGCAGGAGAAGCCTTAGAAAAGAGGGCAGCAACGAGGATGATGGAGAGGCACACTGCAGAGACATTCATTATGGACAGAGATGAGCTGCAagggcagaggcaggaccaCAGCAGATTCCTCCTGTGTCTGATGTGAGGTGCTGGCTCCGTCCTCGCTTTTTATAGGGGCGGTGGCCAGCCCTGTCAGTCAGATTTCAAGGCAAACACTTGGAGTTTCCAAAGCGTAACAGAGCTGATGTCACGGCACCTTTGcctcagaaatgctgaaaaaagagaagtagCAGGTCTAAGAAATGCCAGAATATCCTTTGTGTGAGGTGAGGTGAGGTAAGTCTGAGCAAATCGGCACCCACATGAGGACTGTACTGACCAAGATAGGATATGAAACCACCCTTGAGCAGCAGGTTCACACTTAGATTCACCAACATGACAGCAGTAGTCATCAAACTCATCTCAGCATCCTCCCCGAAGGACCAGGAGGACCTCAACTCAGTCTCCTCAGGCCTTGAGGACAAAGGTGCTcagaccctcaaaatggctTGGGGACAGTGCAGGTCCTTGCTCCCGTGGTGGGTCTGGGACATACACAGGGTGGATGAAGGGGAGCAGTGCAGGCAACATGGGCAGCAGGCACGCTctgcctgtgcaggcagcaAGGATGGCTGGCACCCTGGAGACTGGTTGTAGATGTGGGCTGGCAGTCTTGGCACCATAAAACACAAAATCCTCAATGCTATGCTTCCAGTATGGAGCTCAGGACCTCCAAACCCCTCCTAACACACCCCAGCATCAGCCAATAAGGGGAGTGCTTGCCTGGGAAGCCCAACCCAATGGTCTGACTCTACAAATACGCTCTTTTCCCAGAGACATGGGGCAAACACAAGTGCCAGCACGGGTTTGGTACAAGGTGGGATGcagaaggcagagcaggaggttCCCCTGCCTGGGGAGTGGAGAGGGACCAGCTCTCGTGCCAACACGTACCCCCATCTCCTTGTGCACACTCACAGTCACGGGGCTCAGAATGTGGTCCACCCAGAGTCCCCCGGCATTGCTCCTGCCATGAGGCAATGGGCTGCCCAGGATGCCCCAGGGAtcatttcccctttttccacCTCCCTCTTCTCTGCAACAGGCACCAAATTTGCCAGCTCACAGCCTGTGGTTTCTCCGGGTATTTTCATGCCCAGTGACAACTGCTGTTCACGAGGCATCATGAGATCATCTCCCCGGGATTTCCTCGCTGCCCCATGGCCCCAGTAATGCAGCAGGGATCGCAGGGCAGCGCTGCTCTGCTCCCACTCTTCTTCTCCCCCACCAGGCTGCATGGATCTGCCTGGGGCCCTCGGGGACCTCCTTGTGTCTGGGGGTAATTTGGCTGTCTCCCCACAGTGTCCCCTTCACCACAATGTCCCCATGGGTGGGGACCAGTGCTACAGGAGGGTCCCCATGGGCTGT
Proteins encoded:
- the LOC104252481 gene encoding C-C motif chemokine 5, which encodes MNVSAVCLSIILVAALFSKASPAPVGPDTTVCCFSYTSRKLPQRHVKDYFYTSSKCSQPAVVFITRKHREVCANPDARWVKEYVNTLELQ